The Winogradskyella schleiferi genome has a window encoding:
- a CDS encoding M48 family metallopeptidase produces the protein MKFNKTILGLVIVAVVFSCATNPFTKKKTLAFVSNDQLFPAAFAQYNQVLTENKVVTGTSDAEMIKRVGQRIAVAAERYLNANGFQGYLDDYKWEYKLIESDQVNAWCMPGGKIAFYTGILPIAANETGVAAIMGHEVAHALANHGQQRMSAAYIQQGLAVAGNVALANDEQALGIFNQSYGVVSNVAGMLPFSRSHETEADKIGLYLMAIAGYNPDEAAELWKRMKANSGGQAPPEFLSTHPSNDSRIQNLQALAPKAKAEAQKFGITDFRPIN, from the coding sequence ATGAAATTTAATAAAACAATATTAGGTCTTGTGATTGTTGCAGTAGTGTTTTCATGTGCAACAAATCCCTTCACAAAGAAAAAGACTTTAGCTTTTGTAAGTAATGATCAGTTATTTCCAGCTGCATTTGCACAATACAATCAAGTTTTGACTGAAAACAAAGTAGTAACTGGGACGTCAGATGCAGAAATGATAAAACGTGTTGGACAACGAATAGCAGTAGCAGCAGAGCGTTATTTGAATGCCAATGGCTTTCAAGGGTATTTAGACGATTATAAATGGGAATATAAACTCATAGAATCTGACCAAGTAAATGCTTGGTGTATGCCTGGAGGAAAAATTGCGTTTTATACGGGAATTCTTCCAATCGCAGCTAATGAAACTGGCGTCGCAGCCATTATGGGACATGAAGTTGCGCATGCCTTGGCAAATCATGGACAACAAAGAATGAGCGCGGCATACATTCAACAAGGTTTAGCTGTTGCAGGTAATGTGGCTCTGGCAAATGATGAACAAGCTTTAGGGATTTTCAATCAATCCTATGGCGTGGTATCTAACGTAGCAGGTATGTTACCTTTCAGTAGAAGTCACGAAACAGAAGCAGATAAAATAGGTTTATACTTAATGGCAATTGCTGGCTATAATCCAGATGAAGCCGCAGAACTATGGAAGCGCATGAAAGCGAATAGTGGAGGACAAGCACCACCAGAATTTTTGAGTACACACCCAAGCAATGATTCTAGAATACAGAATTTACAGGCTTTGGCACCAAAAGCGAAAGCAGAAGCTCAGAAATTTGGTATAACGGATTTCAGACCTATAAATTAA